A single window of Tiliqua scincoides isolate rTilSci1 chromosome 10, rTilSci1.hap2, whole genome shotgun sequence DNA harbors:
- the SELENOW gene encoding selenoprotein W, which yields MALKVKVVYCGAUGYSPKYQRLKKELEKEFPGKLDISGEGTPQVTGWFEVTVAGKLVHSKKNGDGFVDNDAKLHKIILAIKAALA from the exons ATGGCTCTCAAAGTGAAGGTGGTCTACTG TGGTGCCTGAGGATACAGCCCCAAG TATCAGCGGCTCAAGAAGGAACTCGAAAAGGAGTTTCCGGGCAAGCTGGACATA AGTGGGGAAGGGACTCCTCAGGTCACAGGATGGTTTGAAGTGACAGTAGCGGGGAAGCTGGTGCACTCCAAGAAG AACGGAGATGGCTTTGTGGATAATGACGCCAAGCTGCACAAGATAATCCTGGCCATCAAAGCAGCCTTGGCGTAA
- the LOC136661281 gene encoding histone H3.3A, with product MARTKQTARKSTGGKAPRKQLATKAARKSAPSTGGVKKPHRYRPGTVALREIRRYQKSTELLIRKLPFQRLVREIAQDFKTDLRFQSAAIGALQEASEAYLVGLFEDTNLCAIHAKRVTIMPKDIQLARRIRGERA from the exons ATGGCCCGTACCAAGCAGACTGCCCGTAAGTCCACTGGTGGGAAAGCACCTCGAAAGCAACTGGCCACTAAAGCTGCCCGGAAAAGTGCACCATCGACTGGTGGAGTGAAGAAACCTCACCGTTACAG GCCTGGCACCGTAGCACTGCGAGAGATCCGGCGGTACCAGAAATCCACAGAGTTGCTGATCCGCAAGTTGCCATTCCAGCGTCTGGTCCGTGAAATAGCTCAGGACTTCAAGACAGACCTGCGGTTCCAGAGTGCTGCCATTGGAGCTCTGCAG GAAGCCAGCGAGGCGTATCTTGTGGGTCTGTTTGAAGACACCAACCTGTGTGCCATTCACGCCAAACGGGTCACCATCATGCCCAAAGACATACAGCTGGCCCGCCGCATCCGTGGCGAACGGGCTTAA